Proteins encoded within one genomic window of Camelina sativa cultivar DH55 chromosome 19, Cs, whole genome shotgun sequence:
- the LOC104766153 gene encoding uncharacterized protein LOC104766153 → MEIESVRCECCGLVEDCTQDYISEVKSNFDNKWLCGLCSEAVRDEVSRRKMTTVDEAVKAHVSFCGKFKKDNPAVHVADGMRQMLRRRSGDLTTSSASKKFGRSNTTKLY, encoded by the coding sequence ATGGAGATAGAATCTGTAAGATGTGAGTGTTGTGGGTTAGTGGAAGACTGCACACAAGACTACATTAGTGAGGTCAAATCTAACTTCGACAACAAATGGCTCTGTGGTCTTTGCTCCGAGGCCGTGAGGGACGAAGTGAGCCGCCGGAAGATGACCACAGTTGATGAAGCCGTTAAGGCTCACGTGTCGTTTTGTGGCAAGTTTAAAAAAGATAACCCGGCGGTTCATGTCGCCGACGGTATGAGGCAGATGCTACGGAGGAGGTCCGGTGACTTGACGACTTCCTCTGCGTCCAAGAAGTTTGGTAGATCTAACACCACCAAGTTGTACTAa